One Nostoc sp. UHCC 0302 DNA window includes the following coding sequences:
- the recN gene encoding DNA repair protein RecN — protein MLLCLRIENFALIDQLELEFGAGLNVLTGETGAGKSIILDAIDAVLGGKVSSRVIRTGTNRVMVEATFTSNPPLTAWLSEQEIDLLDENSVVISREITATASNIRSRSRVNGVLVNRQMMGGLRDRMVEITAQGQTVQVGQSAQVRDWLDLYGGDSLMQSRQKVATTYSAYQQAHLALEKRRTSERERLQQFDLLTYQVQELGGANLSEPNELEQLAQEQERLNHVVDLQQMSYKVYQALYQNDNESPAAADLLGDSEAILNDMVEYDAQLQFLLELVRDAQAAVVEAGRQINAYGDSLEADPQRLEEVEERIRELKQICRKYGPTLTEAIAYYQRIQGELAELNDSEQSIESLEQQEKVCFEQLTQASSQLTKLRSKAAANLESRLVAELKPLAMEKVKFQVEIVPTIPTPTGADKITFMFSPNPGEPLQPLTEIASGGEMSRFLLALKACFSQVDAAGTMIFDEIDVGVSGRVAQAIAEKLHQLSQRNQVLCVTHQPLVAAMADRHFRVDKQVINEGKGKKANNGSVEQRTVVRVTSLDNLTTRREELAQLAGGKSASDAIAFAESLLMQAANHRRQEQS, from the coding sequence ATGTTGCTTTGCCTGAGAATTGAAAACTTTGCCCTGATTGACCAACTAGAATTAGAATTTGGCGCTGGACTAAATGTATTAACAGGTGAAACCGGCGCCGGAAAATCGATTATTTTAGATGCTATTGATGCTGTATTGGGTGGTAAAGTCTCCAGTCGAGTAATCCGTACTGGAACAAATCGGGTAATGGTGGAAGCGACTTTCACCTCAAATCCTCCTTTAACTGCTTGGTTGAGCGAACAAGAAATTGATTTGCTTGATGAGAACTCCGTAGTCATCAGCCGTGAAATCACTGCTACTGCTAGTAATATCCGCAGTAGATCGCGGGTGAATGGCGTGTTGGTAAATCGGCAGATGATGGGGGGGTTACGCGATCGCATGGTGGAAATCACTGCCCAAGGTCAAACGGTGCAAGTGGGACAATCTGCCCAAGTCCGTGATTGGTTAGATTTGTATGGCGGTGACTCTTTAATGCAGTCGCGTCAAAAGGTAGCTACTACTTATAGTGCATATCAACAGGCGCATCTAGCACTAGAAAAACGCCGGACATCAGAACGAGAACGTTTGCAACAATTCGACTTGCTGACTTATCAAGTCCAAGAATTGGGAGGCGCAAACCTCAGCGAACCCAATGAACTAGAACAGTTAGCGCAAGAACAAGAACGCTTAAATCATGTCGTCGATTTGCAACAGATGAGTTACAAAGTCTATCAAGCTTTGTATCAAAATGATAATGAAAGCCCAGCCGCAGCAGACTTATTGGGAGACAGCGAAGCAATATTAAATGACATGGTAGAGTATGATGCTCAACTACAATTTTTATTAGAGTTGGTGCGGGACGCGCAAGCTGCGGTAGTCGAAGCCGGACGGCAGATTAATGCCTATGGGGATAGTTTAGAAGCTGATCCTCAGCGATTAGAAGAAGTAGAAGAAAGAATTCGGGAATTAAAGCAAATTTGCCGGAAATATGGGCCGACACTTACAGAAGCGATCGCCTACTACCAGCGTATCCAAGGGGAATTAGCAGAACTTAACGACAGTGAGCAATCTATCGAAAGTTTAGAACAACAAGAAAAGGTGTGTTTTGAACAACTCACCCAAGCTAGTAGTCAGTTAACTAAACTGCGGAGTAAAGCTGCTGCTAATTTAGAGTCACGATTGGTAGCTGAACTAAAGCCCCTAGCGATGGAAAAGGTGAAATTTCAAGTCGAGATTGTACCTACTATCCCAACCCCTACAGGAGCAGATAAAATTACATTTATGTTCAGTCCCAACCCTGGGGAACCGCTGCAACCTTTAACAGAAATTGCCTCTGGTGGGGAAATGAGCCGCTTTTTATTAGCGCTGAAAGCTTGTTTTTCTCAAGTCGACGCTGCTGGCACAATGATATTTGACGAAATTGATGTTGGCGTTTCTGGAAGAGTTGCCCAAGCGATCGCTGAAAAATTACACCAGCTAAGTCAACGTAACCAAGTATTATGTGTTACTCATCAACCGTTGGTTGCGGCAATGGCAGACCGTCATTTTCGCGTGGATAAACAAGTTATTAATGAAGGCAAAGGTAAAAAAGCAAACAACGGTAGCGTCGAGCAGCGTACCGTTGTCAGAGTTACTAGCTTAGATAATTTAACTACTCGCCGGGAAGAATTGGCACAGTTAGCGGGTGGTAAGTCTGCAAGTGATGCGATCGCTTTTGCAGAATCGCTGTTGATGCAAGCTGCTAACCACCGTCGCCAAGAGCAGAGTTGA
- a CDS encoding pentapeptide repeat-containing protein produces the protein MDANEVLKQYAAGKRNFRQADLKGISLIKANLREADFTGANLRNSDLSNSDLGDANLNWVNMRGAKINGANLRGTKMPDGRIHNDQLNSAHYALKFCQLL, from the coding sequence ATGGATGCCAATGAAGTTTTAAAGCAATATGCTGCCGGGAAAAGAAATTTTAGGCAGGCAGATTTGAAAGGAATAAGCCTAATTAAAGCAAATTTGAGGGAAGCAGATTTTACTGGGGCAAATTTGAGAAACTCAGACTTGAGCAACTCAGATTTAGGTGACGCCAATCTGAATTGGGTAAATATGAGAGGAGCCAAAATAAATGGGGCTAACCTGAGAGGGACAAAAATGCCCGATGGCAGAATACATAATGACCAACTGAATTCTGCACATTACGCTCTTAAATTCTGCCAACTACTTTAG
- a CDS encoding PleD family two-component system response regulator has translation MKATLERNQSLVLIVDDEAFSRKELRLALEQEGYQVAEAKNGTEAINVFHQLHPDLVLIDALMPHLDGFECCHKLLSLDSNKYIPVLMITALKDQQSIDHAFKAGAADYLIKHIYWPILRQQVRCSIEQSQLQQKLVADNQQLQRLVNVDALTQVANRRRFEEYLLVEWKRQGREQQPISLILCDVDYFKSYNDTYGHLLGDRCLYKIAQAILNVVKRPADLVTRYGGEEFAVILPHTNLEGAAYLAEKICFAVRALAIPHQNSQVSSHVTLSAGLATVIPQSGSNFEEIIAIADKALYQAKAAGRDRFLQNNLLERQSSRNN, from the coding sequence ATGAAAGCTACTCTTGAGAGAAACCAATCTTTAGTTCTCATTGTTGACGATGAAGCATTTTCTCGGAAAGAACTGCGACTTGCACTAGAGCAGGAAGGGTATCAAGTAGCTGAAGCAAAAAATGGCACAGAGGCAATAAATGTTTTTCATCAGTTGCACCCTGATCTAGTACTCATTGATGCCCTCATGCCACATCTGGATGGGTTCGAGTGTTGCCATAAGTTGTTGTCTCTTGACTCTAACAAGTACATTCCAGTTTTAATGATTACAGCTCTTAAAGATCAACAGTCAATTGACCATGCATTTAAAGCAGGCGCAGCAGACTATCTAATCAAACACATATATTGGCCAATTTTGCGACAACAGGTAAGATGCTCGATTGAGCAATCTCAGCTACAGCAAAAACTCGTTGCTGATAATCAACAATTGCAACGATTAGTTAATGTTGATGCCTTAACTCAAGTGGCTAATCGCCGACGTTTCGAAGAGTATTTGTTAGTTGAGTGGAAGCGCCAAGGACGAGAGCAACAGCCTATTTCTCTGATTCTCTGCGATGTTGATTATTTCAAGTCCTACAATGATACTTATGGTCATCTTTTGGGCGATCGCTGTCTTTATAAAATTGCTCAAGCCATCCTCAATGTTGTTAAACGTCCTGCCGATTTAGTTACCCGTTATGGTGGGGAAGAATTTGCTGTGATTTTGCCTCACACAAACCTGGAGGGGGCTGCTTACCTTGCTGAAAAAATTTGCTTTGCTGTTCGGGCATTGGCTATTCCTCATCAGAATTCACAAGTTAGTTCTCATGTAACCCTAAGTGCTGGGTTAGCAACAGTAATTCCTCAGTCTGGTTCTAACTTTGAAGAAATAATTGCGATAGCGGACAAAGCATTGTATCAAGCAAAAGCAGCAGGACGCGATCGCTTTTTACAGAATAATTTACTAGAGCGCCAGTCTAGTAGAAATAATTAA
- a CDS encoding response regulator, giving the protein MNNSYVPNNFDEISFEYNKRDLDIVKGLTIIAVDDDKDILVLITEIFEPYGIKVLTALSAISAFEIIKNFPVDLLISDIAMTEEDGYWLIQKVRSLASQQKREIPAVAFTGNTEYKARNKAFVSGFKTYIQKPSDVEQLVTEVAKLLKCSAKSISL; this is encoded by the coding sequence ATGAATAATAGCTATGTGCCAAACAATTTTGATGAGATAAGTTTTGAATATAATAAAAGAGATTTAGATATAGTGAAAGGATTAACCATTATCGCAGTAGATGATGATAAAGATATTCTTGTATTAATTACTGAAATTTTTGAACCTTACGGAATTAAAGTACTGACGGCATTATCAGCTATATCTGCTTTTGAAATAATTAAAAACTTCCCAGTAGATCTTTTAATTAGCGACATTGCTATGACAGAAGAAGATGGCTATTGGTTAATACAGAAAGTTAGATCACTTGCGTCTCAACAAAAAAGAGAAATTCCAGCTGTTGCTTTTACTGGCAATACTGAATATAAGGCAAGGAATAAGGCTTTTGTGTCTGGTTTTAAAACCTATATCCAAAAGCCTTCCGACGTGGAGCAATTAGTAACAGAAGTAGCAAAACTGTTGAAATGTTCTGCTAAAAGTATTTCACTATAG
- a CDS encoding response regulator translates to MNPTIASPLKVGILKGVQILVVDNDVDSRVLYTIFLEHFGANVMTAGSIKEALEILSWFIPNIIICEIRFLGESVYTLFNRLSAMEVDNNNHIPVIVTSTCTTSTNNEIPEIEPEKYLLKPVDLDELILMIINLLVNINNILSAYELKPPCNNQIKLKEGLAVEADILLTT, encoded by the coding sequence ATGAATCCAACTATTGCCTCTCCTCTCAAAGTTGGGATACTCAAAGGTGTGCAAATACTCGTTGTAGACAATGATGTCGATAGTAGAGTGCTATATACCATCTTCCTCGAACATTTTGGCGCAAATGTGATGACAGCTGGCTCTATAAAGGAAGCTTTAGAAATCCTGAGTTGGTTTATTCCCAATATCATAATTTGTGAAATTAGGTTCTTAGGTGAAAGTGTTTATACATTGTTCAATAGATTAAGCGCTATGGAAGTAGACAATAACAATCATATTCCAGTTATTGTCACTTCAACGTGTACCACAAGTACTAATAACGAAATTCCAGAGATAGAGCCTGAGAAATATTTACTTAAACCAGTTGATCTTGATGAATTGATTTTAATGATTATTAACTTATTAGTGAATATAAACAATATTTTATCAGCTTATGAGCTAAAACCTCCATGCAATAATCAGATTAAATTAAAAGAGGGATTAGCGGTAGAAGCAGACATTTTACTAACTACATAA
- a CDS encoding pyridoxamine 5'-phosphate oxidase family protein produces the protein MLDIDEMSLQEIKILLQRVGYGHLGCALEGHPYVVPMHYYFEEPNIYIFTTVGMKTKYMDANPEVCLQVEEVHDLKHWRSVTVTGRAEHITDQQDIDRVMQFFKTQNPTLSPAISRTWIDSWGRPEVIALYRIHPSEMSGRTTDGVSSQ, from the coding sequence ATGTTAGATATTGATGAAATGAGCTTACAAGAAATAAAAATTCTCCTACAGCGAGTAGGCTATGGTCACCTTGGCTGTGCGCTTGAAGGACATCCCTATGTTGTGCCTATGCACTATTATTTTGAAGAGCCAAACATTTACATCTTCACTACAGTTGGGATGAAGACCAAGTATATGGATGCGAATCCAGAAGTCTGTTTGCAAGTTGAAGAAGTTCACGATCTAAAGCATTGGCGCAGCGTTACTGTGACAGGTCGAGCCGAACACATCACAGATCAGCAAGATATTGATCGCGTCATGCAATTTTTCAAAACGCAAAATCCAACGCTTTCCCCTGCTATTAGTCGAACCTGGATTGATTCCTGGGGTCGTCCAGAGGTCATAGCGCTCTACCGTATCCATCCCAGTGAGATGAGTGGACGAACCACTGATGGAGTTAGCAGTCAGTGA
- a CDS encoding NACHT domain-containing NTPase produces MVKRSLQASSIGIQQAKRAFARKGWTQENLAIEVNLKTRQPIWRFFSGRPVERHTFIEICSVLLLNWREIAINPPTEFLELEEYTQPPVLDIDRLVQQVRSQRFDKIQDQCGILQLLDISRPVAIDDIYIDVNILESIASLQYLEITELQSLAPKEFDRFGLGEVDQKQISGIQAVETYSKLRVLGKPGVGKTTFLQHLAIQCNQGAFAANQVPIFISLRNFAQESKITNDFSLLNYIRQEFLISGISEPLVIETLLNAGRVLLLLDGMDEVLNQQSNAVLTEIRSFSDKYHKNKLVATCRTAAQRLRLRGFTDVEIAPFTSEQIRAFAEKWFVAFTKTNQKDGQSQSVEFIQKLDLAENWQFRQLVITPLFLHLACWVFHGQEKFPTKRTDFYKQGLDLLLGKWDEARGIERDDVYRGFLLPQKLKLLSQIAAATFEQGQYFFEQRIVEQYIGDYIQNLTNVSMDAEELQIESEAALKAIEAQHGLLAERARGIFSFSYLAFQEYFTARKIVASHNLQAFEQALSGLVSHITDPHWREIFLLTATMLRSADSLVQLMKQQIDALVAEDPYLQEFLTWASQKSRTIPTQPKDATVRAFYLALSRTPHIAPHFALASSLDQGMFLDAALDDLLVECAIDSSQEFAHGHACGDALSNILGIVLDVGLYKSLQQLSDQLPNYRQNQERFELWCQTNYSAWAEQLRMTVINYRNINHQWQFSPEQQQVLQRYYDANQLLLDCLHSNCEVTPAIRQEIEATLLLPTKELEEREWQ; encoded by the coding sequence ATGGTCAAGCGATCGCTCCAAGCATCATCCATTGGGATTCAACAGGCTAAAAGAGCGTTTGCCCGCAAAGGTTGGACTCAAGAAAATCTGGCTATTGAAGTCAACTTAAAAACTCGACAACCGATTTGGCGGTTTTTCAGTGGACGTCCGGTTGAGCGTCATACCTTTATTGAAATTTGTTCGGTGTTGTTACTGAATTGGCGAGAGATTGCTATTAATCCCCCGACAGAATTCTTGGAACTAGAAGAATACACCCAGCCTCCTGTCCTGGATATTGATAGATTAGTGCAACAAGTGCGATCACAACGCTTCGACAAAATTCAAGACCAGTGCGGTATTTTGCAGCTATTGGACATCAGCCGCCCAGTTGCGATCGATGACATATATATAGATGTGAATATTTTGGAATCAATAGCAAGTCTTCAGTACTTAGAAATCACTGAGTTGCAAAGCCTTGCTCCAAAAGAATTTGACCGTTTTGGCTTAGGTGAGGTTGACCAGAAACAGATATCCGGTATACAAGCAGTTGAAACATACTCCAAGCTCAGGGTACTAGGTAAACCAGGAGTAGGTAAAACCACTTTTTTGCAACATCTCGCCATTCAGTGTAACCAAGGTGCATTTGCAGCAAATCAAGTTCCAATTTTTATCTCACTGAGAAACTTTGCTCAAGAGTCTAAGATTACCAACGATTTCAGCCTATTAAACTACATCCGTCAGGAGTTTCTCATATCTGGAATTTCCGAGCCATTAGTTATAGAAACCTTGTTGAATGCAGGCAGAGTGTTACTGTTGCTGGATGGTATGGATGAAGTTCTGAATCAACAAAGCAATGCTGTCTTAACCGAAATTCGCTCCTTTTCAGATAAGTATCACAAAAATAAGTTGGTGGCGACCTGTCGAACAGCAGCTCAAAGACTTAGACTCCGAGGCTTTACCGATGTTGAGATCGCTCCATTTACCTCAGAACAAATCCGAGCCTTCGCTGAAAAATGGTTTGTGGCCTTTACCAAAACAAACCAAAAAGATGGTCAGTCCCAGTCTGTTGAGTTTATTCAGAAACTAGACTTAGCTGAAAACTGGCAATTTCGCCAACTTGTGATCACACCCCTATTTTTGCATCTTGCCTGCTGGGTATTTCACGGTCAAGAAAAATTTCCCACTAAGCGCACTGACTTCTATAAACAAGGTCTAGACCTTCTGTTAGGAAAATGGGATGAAGCCAGAGGTATAGAAAGGGATGACGTTTACCGAGGGTTTTTATTACCACAAAAGCTGAAATTACTGAGTCAAATTGCAGCGGCAACATTTGAGCAAGGTCAGTACTTTTTTGAGCAACGCATCGTTGAGCAATACATTGGGGACTATATTCAGAATTTAACCAACGTGTCAATGGATGCAGAGGAACTGCAAATAGAAAGTGAAGCAGCACTGAAGGCGATTGAAGCTCAACATGGGCTACTAGCAGAACGGGCGCGGGGAATTTTCTCCTTTTCATATCTAGCGTTTCAAGAATACTTTACGGCAAGGAAAATCGTTGCCAGCCATAACCTACAAGCATTTGAGCAAGCGTTATCTGGATTAGTCAGTCATATCACTGACCCGCACTGGCGCGAAATCTTCTTATTAACAGCTACCATGCTCCGGAGTGCAGACTCTTTGGTACAGTTGATGAAGCAACAGATTGATGCACTAGTTGCCGAAGACCCTTATCTACAAGAGTTTTTGACTTGGGCCAGCCAAAAATCCCGCACGATTCCAACCCAACCAAAAGATGCAACAGTTCGGGCTTTTTACCTGGCCTTGAGTCGGACTCCTCACATAGCTCCTCACTTTGCCTTAGCCAGCAGCCTTGACCAGGGAATGTTTCTCGATGCGGCTTTAGATGACTTGCTAGTGGAATGTGCAATTGACAGTAGCCAGGAATTTGCTCACGGCCATGCTTGCGGAGATGCTCTCTCGAACATTTTGGGTATTGTTCTAGATGTTGGACTCTATAAATCCTTGCAACAACTCTCTGATCAATTGCCAAATTACCGTCAAAATCAAGAACGGTTTGAGCTATGGTGTCAAACGAACTATTCAGCTTGGGCTGAACAGTTAAGGATGACAGTGATTAATTATCGCAATATTAACCACCAGTGGCAGTTTAGTCCTGAACAACAGCAAGTACTGCAACGCTATTACGATGCCAATCAACTACTACTCGATTGCCTGCATAGCAATTGTGAGGTGACCCCTGCGATTAGACAAGAAATTGAAGCCACCTTACTGTTGCCGACAAAAGAACTTGAGGAAAGAGAATGGCAGTAG
- a CDS encoding DUF3775 domain-containing protein, whose translation MSLLSLNKIYKVIEISEIIYSSTESGKTKELETFMDKLSNYLEDFNNPGRCSVNILYKYVDEFSEEEKAEVIALMWLGRGISNGQAENFPNLVKQVVELIPKNYATSYIIEKPLLGKYLRNGLRKLNILTSASF comes from the coding sequence ATGAGTTTATTGTCACTAAACAAAATATATAAAGTTATTGAAATTTCTGAAATAATTTATAGTTCAACTGAATCTGGTAAAACCAAAGAACTAGAAACATTTATGGATAAATTATCTAATTATTTAGAAGATTTTAACAACCCAGGCAGATGTTCAGTAAACATACTATACAAATATGTTGATGAATTCTCTGAGGAAGAAAAAGCAGAAGTGATAGCCTTGATGTGGCTTGGTCGAGGTATATCAAATGGACAGGCAGAAAACTTTCCCAATTTGGTTAAACAAGTAGTAGAGCTTATACCTAAAAATTATGCAACAAGTTACATTATTGAAAAACCTCTTTTAGGAAAATATCTGCGGAACGGGCTTCGAAAACTAAATATTTTGACTTCTGCTTCATTCTAA
- a CDS encoding phosphorylase, giving the protein MGQGKILLQPGTLWTSIKQRTEHALQCGALLSIPTEFEFVEQDGVRFLVRILSNLNRKKAAQEKQEKQSATSGKDFNPFLPYEQDLCVGDISDSHVCILNKFNVVDYHLLIITRAFEEQENLLTLEDFAAMWACLADFDGLAFYNGGKIAGASQRHKHLQLVPLKLAGSGSQIPIEPLLAFAQFQSSIATIPGLPFVHAFATLDPSWVKSPLIAAEATLECYHRLLRAVCIDAIDGNRQSGAYNLLATREWMLILPRSQEHFQSISVNSLGFAGALLVRNEQEMKILKEQGPMTMLKNVAFSTQYGDVTA; this is encoded by the coding sequence ATGGGGCAGGGGAAAATATTACTTCAACCTGGTACATTATGGACAAGTATCAAACAGCGGACTGAACACGCTTTGCAATGTGGGGCATTGCTATCGATACCAACAGAATTTGAATTTGTCGAACAAGATGGCGTGCGCTTTTTAGTACGAATTCTATCTAACCTGAACCGTAAAAAAGCAGCCCAGGAGAAACAGGAAAAACAATCTGCCACCTCTGGTAAAGACTTTAATCCCTTTCTTCCCTACGAGCAGGATTTGTGTGTGGGGGATATTTCCGACAGCCATGTGTGTATCTTGAATAAATTCAACGTTGTTGATTATCACCTGCTAATCATCACTCGTGCTTTTGAAGAACAAGAAAACTTACTCACCCTGGAAGATTTTGCAGCTATGTGGGCGTGTCTAGCTGATTTTGATGGTTTAGCATTCTACAACGGTGGTAAGATTGCTGGAGCTAGTCAACGACACAAACACCTGCAACTAGTGCCGCTAAAACTTGCTGGCTCTGGGTCACAAATACCGATTGAACCTCTACTGGCATTTGCGCAATTTCAAAGTTCTATTGCAACTATACCAGGGCTACCTTTTGTACACGCTTTCGCAACCTTAGACCCCAGTTGGGTAAAGTCTCCATTAATAGCGGCGGAAGCAACATTAGAGTGCTATCACAGATTACTGCGTGCTGTATGTATAGACGCAATTGATGGTAATAGGCAATCTGGTGCTTACAATCTTTTAGCTACGCGAGAATGGATGTTGATTTTACCGCGATCGCAAGAGCATTTCCAATCTATATCTGTGAACTCGTTAGGATTTGCTGGGGCGCTATTAGTACGAAATGAACAAGAAATGAAGATTCTCAAAGAGCAAGGGCCGATGACTATGCTTAAAAACGTCGCTTTTTCAACACAATATGGCGATGTAACAGCCTAA